The stretch of DNA TGCTGGAAGGTTTACTGCAGAAAATGGAGTTATCAAGGTATTATCGAGAACCACCATCGTATCTAAGTGCTAGTACTATTTAAGCAAAGATTTCACACTCGGTGATTTGTTACTTAAATAATTGTATCCATATCCCAAGTCACTTCATACTCATAATTTTGTTCTTGTGCTTTCTCACTGGATGCATTATGCTAATCTTATGCTTTGATGATCTCTTCTCATTTCAGTCCATCTGGGCTTATAGTGGACATTACAAACCGAGTGCTGAGAACCTTAGCAACTTCATGAGCTTTCTAGAAGAGAATGGAGTTGATCTGAAAGAAGTTGAGGTATACTCTTTCCGGGCCAGCTGAATCTGAACACGCTCCTATGTTACCAAATGTAAGACGATTCACTTAACCAACTTATTTTTGCATATTCAGGTACGCTCATccaccaaggaagactactatgAAGATCCAGTGCTTAATAGCAAACAGAACCCTGCTGCGGCTGCTATCATGCCATCCAATCCTCCCCAACTGATTCTCCCTTCCAACATGGTAGAAGAAGACAAGGCATCTGGGCCATCTTCTCAGACTGAAGCTGATGAGGTCAACGATAATCTCCGTGTGGAGAAAGCAAGGTCGGCCTACCAAAGAACCTTATCAGGTGGTCTGCAAAGCCCCAGGGATGTCGGCGTCTCCCAGGATGCAATTCTTGAGAGGGCGAACTCCAAGAGCAAGTCAAAATCCTATCAGCTCGGCCACAGGCTGTCCCTGAAATGGAGCACAGGAAATGGTCCGAGAATCGGGTGTGTGAGGGATTACCCAATAGAGCTCAGAATGCAAGCGCTGGAGATGGTACAACTCTCACCAAGAGCGTCGACTCCTCCGGCCTCGTGGAGGGTGCCATCATGCCTGTCCCCCACCTCGCCGACGTCGCCTCTcgtggcaatgcaggcctccctgcCCCAGCCAAGTTAGGAACTTGAGTCTAGGCAATAGCTGTGTAGTTCTGCTGCTTCATGTTTGATGGGTGCTGCAAAGGTCAGATGTTTGTGCTTGCTGTTTTTCCTATGTTCCTCGAATCCATTTCTAGCTCAGATGGATCTTGTGAGGATTGTATGAGTTCGAATTCGGTTGAATTGAACTCACAATGTGTGATTGTGCCTTTTTCCCACCAAATGTCACTATTGCAGAAATAGCTTCagcagagttttctgtttcatagGTCATAATACGGTACTGTAGTATGTTTGCCTACAACAATCAGAAAACATTCAGGGACAAAAGCTCCAAACCATGATCGAATTTAAGGAAAATCAAGGATCGAATTTAAGGAAGCTCCCTCTGGAACTTTCCGGGGGTGTAGGGAGGGACACTCCAACGGCCAGATTTCTATGTGGGCTATATAAAGCCAACTTTATCTTCCCCAAGGGTATCCTTCCCCGTTATATCGAGTTGAGCTCTTTACTCTTGCTCCATTTTTAAAAGCTCCAAAGCTCTATTTTTTTTAACATAGTACCACCAAATTGATTTGAGTTCCCCGTTGATTTCATTGAGGATTTGTTATTCTTAGATATTTGGACTCTTAGGCGACAGGCGACAAGATCCGGAAGCTCTAGACCAACCAGGAGTGATTTAAGTCTCATCTGTTAGGGATGGCTCAAAGGGAGGATAAAATGAACCACTAGGTGGTGCTCCAAAGCTTTGGCTTCGACACCTTTCTAGCCAGTGGCGGACCTAAAATCATAATCCTAGCAAATACTCCTTAAACAACATTAAGTTAAATATCATCATAATCCTAGCAAATACTCCTTAAACAACAttaagttgtcaaacaattagtgtCTTAGTGTATATAATAAATTAGATTGCAATTTAGCACTGTCTCTTTCTAGTGAAGATTAGCACTCCCAAAGAGTGAACATCAGGATAAATTCCGTGTTGTCGACTCACTTGTGTTTAGTTCTTTTCCGCATCTTTTACCTACTATTCCCTCCGAAAACTTgtccctcaaatgaatgtatctagcaccaagttagtgctagattcATCCATTTAAGAGACAAGCTTGGGACAAGTTTTTTCAGACAGAAGGAGTATGTACGTTTGacggcttgctagctagctagttccTCTGCTTACCTTATTGCTTGTTTGCTTAACATATACTCCTAATTGCATATCTAAAGAACCAACTTTATCAATATCCTAAAATTGCCAACTACGTTAACTATCAACCAAGTCAGAGAGTATTCATCAAACTACCCCGTGGGTGAAGGATCATTTTCTCTGTTTTCTTTCACATTTATGGACTCAATTGAATCATTGAGATCTGAAGTAGGGAGAAGTTGATTTTTAAGATGGGGTGGCCATTCGCCCGCATTTGCATTCATTGAGGCAGGGCAGAGGGTCCTACAGCAATGGTATAGGACAAAAGCCAAAGCCAAAAGCACATAAATAGATGCTTTTTGGCTCATAAGCCAAAATCCAAAATCAAAGTTAAGCCTAACTAAACACCTCCACATTAAAGGCTCAAACTAACATCTCCACAGGACAGATAACAACATATTCTGGTGAGACAtcgtaatcatcatcatcatctgtgTTTCTGTTGGGTTCATGACACTAAACGTGCACAGCAACACAGAATCTAAGCCATCAACGGACATGTGGCAACCGTATAATCTTACACTGACCGGAGAAACAAGAATAACATGACCACGAGAGTCTTAGACAGCAACGCTTAATCCGACACAACAGAGAGTCCAAGCTACAAGAATGGGTAACAACACCGAAAACAGCACCTAGCACCTGCCGGCACTCGTAGACATTCACTACCTATCTTTCAGCTCTAGCTCGAACGTCCGCAGCTTCTCCTTTATAGGTGAAAGGAACAACTTCACATCCTTGCAGATCCGCGACTTGTCGTCCCATTCGAGGGTATCGGTGAACCTCACTTCTGCCTGAAATCAGAAGGGATTGTTTGAGACAACCAGTACCCAGTAATTGATTATAAATGGTACAGGCACTATAGAGAACAGTAGTGGTTATTTGTACCTCGAGGTCATCAAGCTCACCAAATGAAAACTCGGGGATGTCTATATGGCCAGTgaccttcttcttctcttccttgaCTAGCCATTCACCTATTAGCATTACGGCAAACGAGTTAGCGACAACGGAGTAATGCATATTTTAAATAAATGAAGTGATGCAATGTTTGGCATGATATATGCTTTACCTTTAAATCTCAAGCTCAGTTCATAATTATAACCTACTCTCTTCTTATTACGGACCGTTACTAGAAATGCCTGTTAAACCACCAAGGATATGGTTAGTTGTTTAAACTACACATGACAGGATTACTTCGTGCAAAAAGGTTATCAGGTTATGAAAAATAGTTATGAATTGATGGAATTGAACGTTCTTGTCAGACATTGTGCTTACATCGCCTGAGCATTTGGACACTTCATCAATGGATGCCTTCCCCGTGGAGAAATCCAGTGAACCCAAAGAACCCAGCAAATCCTACAGTACATATGAGCTAATAACTATCAGAGAAATTTAATACAATGGAAACATCAGTGAACTATTTTAGACAAGCATTTTGTAAACAGCTGGCTGCTAAACCACGCACCTTTATCCTACCATTAGCCCATGAATTGAGGTTCTTTTCCTCCCATGTTCCAGCCTGCAAGTGCAAACGTGAAAAATATCAGAAAATAGTAGATTGGCAATTAGCAGTATAACCATCCCAGAAGATAACGGTATCAAAAAAATAGGCAGCTACAGCAACTACCAAAAAACGCCAAAGGTAATAGAACTAAAGCTGGACAGTTTGCAGATGGTATGAGTCAGCAATAGAAGTAAATTTGTCCAAACAACTCAAAACTCGGAAGTTATAAGGCTGTTCCTGAATTTCTTGAGGCCGCCGTAAGTGTACTCCATATCTCTATTTAACTCAAGAGAATCATAGATTATTACTAGTAAGAAGCCGGCCACAGCTCCTCTAAATGTACAAGACCACAGTATCGTCCTAGTAGTTCAAACCCCAGCGTAATCAGATCTCTTTCCCCTTTGCATATTTATTCCTCTATTTATGCAATTGTAAAACTAGTACTATGAGCTATAGCAGAGCTGTAGAGTGCACCAAAGTTTATGTACTGCAAAGCTAGTCTTTGTTGCCAAACTTccaagaacacaagaacattccCTCTCTTTTTAAATATATTTTGGTTTTGCTGTGACTCTACATCAATATTCAatagttttaatttttttttaagcAGGAACACTGTTACACTAGCTATATCTAGATAGAATATATAGTGTTGAACAGCAATACTCATGTGTTGCAATGTGCGGCAGTAAACAAATTCCCTGCACGTAGGGTGAATGCACCCCCACAATCCACTGGCGGCAAACTGGAGATTGCAGATTTGCCAATACCAAATCGACTGAGCGGGTTCATGGTGATCGACGGAGGTTTATGGCTGCGAATCGACATATCCCAATGTATAAACGTATGCTAATTATCAGATCATAGGCTCAGAACAAGACATTAATCACAAGAGCTAATTCATGGTATTCCATCCGGCAACGCGGGCAGCCGCCAGTCACCTATCTAGTGGCAGCGCACGTAAGTGTGGAGAGAAGGGCCTCTGACCTGATTCCAGACGGAGCCGAGGGCGTTggggttgccgccgccgccgttggcgGCGGAGGGGTCGAGCTTGCGCGGGACGGGGGGAGGCGCCGCCTCGCCCGTGGCCTGCCGCACCCAGTACCTGTACGACGACTTCTCCGGCGtccccgtctccgtcgccgtcacggtctccgtcgccgccgccacggccgccgTCTCCTCCATCGGCGGATTGAGCTGGGGCCCTCGCTCGCTGTAGATCTCTCGGCGGGGGAGGGAGATCGGCGAGGGCGCGCGCCCCTTCTCGGGGGATCGAGAGGCTTCTTCCCCGGGCGGAGGGGAGGAGAGGATTGCCACCAGAAATTTCTGCGCGCGTCGCGGGTCGTATGGGGTATGGGGGCGCTCCAATTTTGACTCTTTTATTCTCCCCCGCGGCGAGTGCCCACGTGCCTCGGGAAGCTTCTCGATTCTTTTCCGGTTTTCTACGCTAGCTACAGTTGGTCCCTAGTGTGGGCCCGCGTGTCAGCGTCGGTGTGGGAGAGGGTTTTTCCTTATTCTGAGTAAGAGGGATATAGAACATAAAAGTGGGGTGACGAAATAAGGTACTGCCTGGCATCTGCTCGGTCAAAATATTACTCTAATACTTTCTATTCTTGAAAAAAATCTAAAGGAATCACACATGCACATGAATGTTGGTTTTAAGTTATAAAGTTATCTTTGATATGCTTAGCTAAAGGATGTTTTAAAATAAAACTATAGAATTTATTGGTATTTTCATTCTATCATTATAGACTTTATTAATTTATTTGTTAATAACTTGAGGATTAATATTTCACTAAGGGGAACATAACACGGAGTCGGAGTAAATAAAATTGCTAATTCTAATTAGGAAAAAAAGAATAAATATCAATCGTTGTAGTATAATTTTGAATACTATAAAAAAGGTAAGATGGGAGGTGGGGGGGATAAAAACTTTTGGATATATTGATTCGGATTAATTGCAAATGCCTCAAGGATGTTGCAAGAACATGTGATCTTCTGCAATACTAAAACAAACATGTTTTCCTCTAATTTTGGTATGTTTTTTGAAAAACACAAAGTTGCAGATATTCTGACGTAAAAATGTGTGTACATAGTATACTACTGACCATGTtttgaaatattttttcttattttttttatttatatgACCAACATACTAATGTGTTGTGAGAATATACCGATTTTTCTACTTATTCTTTTTACGTATGATTTTTTTGCAGGGAAATTAGAGCTTTTATTCAACTATCATGGGCAATGGGCCGCGCGGGGTGGGGTGGGGAGTCCatccagcaagaatacatgtttaatTAAAAAAGAAATAAACGATGAGGCTATCTCAGCAAGAATAGACGCCATCAGAGAGCACGAAAACAAGCGCAGGTGTACACCTCTAAACAATCAACTTCAAGAACTACTCGCGTATATCCTCATAGTTTTGTATGAAAATGCAGGGCAAACAGGGAAAGAAGGACCGTATACGGAGTACTTAATACGGTGCAACCCTGCCGCTCCACTTGAGAATGCCTTTTGCAGCTTTGCTCTGCTCTGGCCTCTGGGGGCACATAGGAGTGACAACAACTAAATTGTTATTTCCCAAGCATCGAGAAATATATTTGAGTAGCAAACCCTATGCATGTTTGTGATTCTACAGTAAAGCCACTTGCTTTGCATCCCAGACGAAAGAAACACATTTTGACTACCCTAGCACGAAACTAGATCTGCGTCTCCGCATGTTCACCTCAAGAACAGAAAAGGCAATGTCAAAACTGATGACGAGCTCAGCACCTAAAACCCTAGCACGCACAAGGATTAGCGCGGCAACAACAATAAGTAAAAGATGTTACAAAGCAAAAGCTTGCGAGTTACAGCATGTGCCTGTATCCAGGTTCTAAGATCTGTTTCTTTGACCCAGGTAGCTGGACACACTAAAAAACCAAGCATATGATCGACAATTTCTTCTCTCTCAAAAAACCGACACAGAGTATTCTGATTTTCCAACTTATAGACCGACCCAATATGACCGGCCATTGCTGTTATGGATCGGGGATGGAGACGGAGCCACCAGAGCCCACTCGTACCACACCTGAAATAACAGCGGATAAGGATTCATTTATCAAAGGATCGACAGCGATGGAAACCACACTGACCTTGGTGGCACCACAGCATCGCCAAAAGTGCACTTCTATGGGCGACTCTGACGGCACGTATATGGGCTTCCTCAGTGGGAAAAAGATTGGGAACCTGGCAATGTTCATAATATGTCAAAATTATGACTAAATTGCAGGATTTGGAAAATATTGCTGCTGGTTTTTAAGAGCAGTGGGTTGACAGTTTGCTACTTACCAGCTAAACATGTTTGGTGTACATGTGTTCGGCTCAATTCCTAGATGGACATCTTTATATAGTACGGCATCAAAATATCCAGCGAATCCTGCCAAAATGATTGGATAAGTAGAGTTAGAGTGATATATGAATAGCTTTACAGAATAGAAAACTGAATGGCAAGTACAGCTGCATACCGTGCACAAGGCATGATCCCGTGTCTTGTGGTAGTTCAAACTGTAACTTGGTATACCTTTGGTTGGTGGCCTTTGGTGAGAAGTTTGGATGTGCGAAAGAGAAAACCTGCTCATTTAAAGGTGATCATCAGATGTCGTTATGAAAATAGTTATTGGAGGAAGGCATGATCAATGAAGGGCATATTGAGCAGAAAGTGCAGTCTCTCACCTCTTGTGGAGGTGCAAGTCTTGCTACTCGGTGTAGCTTGACAACATATGCCGTTTCAAAATGTGCAATATCTTTGTGTGCTTTAATCTGCAAAAACCAAGTCGCTTCAAGCTCTATTGAAACTTTGCAGATACCACACTGAGATGGCATAAGCACTTACATCATTGTGTAGTTTCGATGCAGTTACTGGTTGGATAAAGCTTGTGTAACTGCAGCAGAACACATGAAAACAATCAAATAATAAGAAATATGAGGATACCTAGGATCGAAAGAATGCAGAGAAGTTCAATTATATAATAATAATGCAAAAAGGGAAAAAGGTCAGTACGATGAAGGAATAGAAATCCCATCAGGCTTCAAGAATCTTTGGGCACCATCTAGACACTCAGGAGATAACTCATTATCACCAAAGGACCCAAGCAACTCGCTGACCTGTTCATAATTGCATGTGAGATTGTTAAGACATAGTTGTGACTGCCTGGTAAGAGATTTGAAATGTCACTTTCGAACAAAGTATCAGCATACCAAAATATCAGCTTTTTCAGGAGCATCCCAGCACCGCATGTCACTAGAAATAATAGTAACCATGCTTTCCCACCCTTCCAATTTGATCAAACTCTGCACCGGTGCCCAAAAACCAATCAGATCATCATATAATATATTTTTATTAACGCAGCAAGGCAAAAACAGACTACCAACACAATGATAGGGAAAAAGAGATGCATCAATGATCCCTAAACTGACAAGCTTACACCCCTGTCTAATGGAATAACTTGAAAACTGAAAATATAAGAACTCACATGAAGAGTAATAACTGCGTTAGGATTTTTCTCCACTGCATATACTTTTAGCGTCCGACCAGTTTCTTCTGCAGCCTGCATTTAATATGAAAGCCTATTTAGCTTCCTGGACAATATGAACAAAGAAGTTTTCTTCGACAAAAAATACAGGCACGTTATTTAAACACCAGCAAATTTATCAAAGTTTGTGGTAACACCCCAAGTGTCAGGAGCAAAAGAACTCACCTGCAATGATGCTCTTACGAGAGGCCCTCGGCCTGCTCCAACAACCATCAAGACCTTTGTGGAACAGCGAATAATTAGATGATTAAATACTAAAtataacattaaaataaaaatgtaggtTTAATATGAGTGGTGCAGGAAATAAGCTCCAGTGAGCTGTTTACAATTTCAGCCTAGGAATATTACAAATAAAACAGGCATAACGCTGGATTGGCTACAGATGCAGAAGAGGCAATGCATAAACAAGATATGAATGCATGCTTTTGCCAACTCATGGCCCTATGAATCACTGTTTAAAGAGATTCAAGTATGGAGTGCAACCATTTTATATAGGAAAAAGATTACAAAGTTCAGGGCCAATCGTACCGTCCTAGCTGTGGAAACTTCATCATCTGAGACCTTATCAACCAACGCCTTAGCGATTGCTCTTTGATACTGTTCATATGATGTAAAAAAGGAATTAGCAATGAGATCGATACTGGTATGAAGAGTGCTGTTAGACTGACCAACCAGCCAAAAAAATAGAATTCCAGACTACCTAGTTTATAAAGAAGGGCTGGATTTTTTATCCTTGATTTATTTACAAAACCTGGTTCATTAGCTATTAAGTGCTAATGTTAAAAATGTGATAGCTGAAGCATGCATCCATAAATCTCAAGATTGATCTTGTGCCAGTTATAGTAATTCTCAAATACTTTCAGGGTGTACTGACTAGTAGAAGAACCATGATATAGTCAATAGTTTGGAAGAAATAAATGAGAACGTATTTTTAGATACTTCAATTTAATAGCTAACTTTCTTCTCACAATGTATTGACGGAAACTATTGACAAAAGTGAAGGCAATGTTGCTTCTTCAAAATGTATAGCATTAAAGATAGACAGATTCCAAGTATATGACAGTAACCTGTGTATACTTCACAGTGTCTTTCTCGAAAGTCTCATACGTCTGAGCTTCCAAATTATCCATCAGAGGCtgccaaaataaataaatagacaAGTTATGAGGAAGTGAATGCCACATTCATTGTAATGGAGTTAAAAAGGAGACCCATGCCCCATAACTTCACGAGAAAGAATAATTTCTTTCAGGTGATTAGAACTTGAGAATAAGCGAAACAGTAATTACCTGGAGAGGAGATTGCAAGAAATCCCTATAGTTGATCTGGAGTAAGGCAAATAACATAAGATCAAGGAAGATGCCAGTGAATAAGATAAATAATGGGTCATGAGAGAGAGGAAGTCTACTAGAGTGGATACCTCAAAGCGTTCTTGCTCAGGAAGTGGATCCATCCTCTGATAGAGGTAGGCCATGTAGTCAAGGTACGGGCTCAATGCATGCTGAGTGGGGGTATCTGAAGTAACAATTTAGGCATGAGTGAGTCACATTTTAATGGAAATAAATGGCACTTTTGCAGCAAGTATCACAAGTCGAGGCATATAGTTCAGAGAGCAGGAAAATAATACTTGACACATTTCTCATATTAAAAAGGAGAAATTAAGTTTGATCTCTTCGCAGAGTTTACTTTTTAGAGTACGGCAGTCACTTTAAATGTATGTAATGAAAACATTGTTTACATAATCATGTGCAAGTTAAAGACCCTCTGAACTATAACAAATCTGAAAGTTCACAGGAGTTACCTTCGGTGTGGTTTTCATCACGTGAGAGCACTCCTTCAGATACTTGGGAAACATTATGATTTGATCTCCCAGAGATAATTACCTAAACAAAATCAGAATTCAGGGCTTCAGGCAGAACACGACATACACATCAATTGCCTCTCGAGCTTAGAAGGAGGGCAGGTATTGCCGTATTGTATTGCGCCATTAATTCAAAAGGCTATGCTgttatgtgaagaagaaaaatgctTTAATATAAAGAAGCATAATAAAGAACCTACCTGAACTGAATGGTTAAAAAAACCAGTAAGCAGAGTCTGGTGGCGTTTGGACAAGCAAGGATAACCTCTTGCATTTGTTAGAAAAGCCTGCAGATGGAAAATTATTTAGTGCTGCAAACATGCACGGCCTATTGTAATACCCCAGGAGGGAGGTGATTGCACATCAAGATGGACTGATTAAGTTGTATGATTACATCTGTTTGAAGAATCGCAGCTCTTACAGGCTCCCCAAACCAGCGCCCTAGAGAGTTCATTGATGGCAGCGAGCTCCTGATAAGTGAATAGACAACATTTTTAAGGGATACCAAAGCTTTAGCATTATAGATGAAATTACTAAATTAGAgtgaaatctttattttgcaagaaATTTTTTGGTGTGACAATGCAAGATCATCACTTACAAGATATCAAGTGCTACATACAGTTGACTGCTATGCTCGCATAACAGTCTGAATGAATTCCACCATTCCCACGAGTCTACTGTTTCACTCTGTAATTTAAGAAAACAAATAACAATTGAGTTACGCAGCAGTGTGTATACTTAGCCATCAACAGACTGCAGCATTTTGCTCTGGCAGACAAACGCCTAGCCAGCTTGCTAGCCTTGAATGCGCGCTAGGCACCCCCTGCTAGGCTTGGTAGAACAAACATTTACCGTGGGGTTATTATTATTTACTTTGTCAcggtcttcttccatagattcagaCTTCTCCAGAGGTATCCTAAGCCACAACTTAAGAAAGAAACAGAGCAAATAAAAGTTAGATGTCGACAAAGTATTTTAAAATAAGGCACCTATTCAACAACTGAAAGATGAAATTGGATAGGGAGGGCGATACCTGCATATTGGTCAGGCCTTGCAAAATATTATTTACAACTCTAGCATAATTGGCACAGGTCGATCTCTTGGGAGGAGGAATAACGCACGCCTGCAAGGAAATGCGCCACGAATTCAGATCTTTTGTAGAGACTTGTTTTCTAATAATGCATAAGAAGCTTAATAAAGTAATGCAGTTAAGGAATCCAAGGACGGTCAACTGGACAGGAATTATCCATGTTTCTAGTTCTTCAGAGTCGATAGGCACCCCAACAATGTTGAACGGCATAACTAGATaattcatactccctccatccggaattactttcacaggaatggatgtatctagatgtattttagttttataaatacATTCATTTCTATCCATTTGCCGTGACAAGtaatttcggatggagggagtatgttatTGCAGTTACCATTTACAGTGCTCGGTGTAATACTAATAAATAATCTGTAAAACCAACTGATTGAAATTAGACTGATAGAAACAAATAATGAGCAATGTGTTGTCGAGTGGATGGACCTGCAAGGAGAGATGAGTCGCCCAGGCGATCTCCTGCTTAAGCGTGAGCTCCGAGTCGAGCCGGAGCTGCTCGTCCTCGGAATCCAAATCAATCCACTCGCTGATCTTCCCGACGATGTGGCTGCTCCACTGGGACGGGCTGAGGACGAGGTCCGAGGCCGCCACCGGCAGGACGGCGCCGGGCGTGGGCCGGTAGTCGGGATCGACCTGCACAGAGAGGGGCAAGGCAGATAAGCCTCCGTTTCAGAGGGAGGACGCGAGAAAACGGCGGCGGCGGTAGCAGCGGGAGAGAGGGAGACTCACGAGCGGGGCGAGGAGGAAGTCGAAGGCGGAGGAGAGGGAGTGGGTGAGGACGGCGGGGAGGCCGTCGCCGGCGGGGAAGTCGAGCACCTCGACCCCGCAGTAGCGGGAGTCGCTCTTGTCCCCGGCGCGCTGCCCCAGCGGCATCTTCGCCCGGTTTGTGTGCTGCCGGTggctggcgccgccgccggaggaggagggggagggggttagtcgggctagggtttagggttttggTCGGCAGAGAAGAGGGACGAACGCCCGTCGTTTGGCGGCTCTCTTTTCTCTGGCCTcgcttttgtttcttgtttttttttcGCTCCTTTTTTCCTGGGTGGATGTATGGATATGAGCACGAGCACATGGTGTTCGATTTCTATACTAGCAGGCGGAAAGTCTCGTTCATTCGATTGTGAGAGCCTCAACgt from Triticum dicoccoides isolate Atlit2015 ecotype Zavitan chromosome 6A, WEW_v2.0, whole genome shotgun sequence encodes:
- the LOC119315149 gene encoding protein arginine N-methyltransferase 5 isoform X2 translates to MPLGQRAGDKSDSRYCGVEVLDFPAGDGLPAVLTHSLSSAFDFLLAPLVDPDYRPTPGAVLPVAASDLVLSPSQWSSHIVGKISEWIDLDSEDEQLRLDSELTLKQEIAWATHLSLQACVIPPPKRSTCANYARVVNNILQGLTNMQLWLRIPLEKSESMEEDRDKSETVDSWEWWNSFRLLCEHSSQLYVALDILSSLPSMNSLGRWFGEPVRAAILQTDAFLTNARGYPCLSKRHQTLLTGFFNHSVQVIISGRSNHNVSQVSEGVLSRDENHTEDTPTQHALSPYLDYMAYLYQRMDPLPEQERFEINYRDFLQSPLQPLMDNLEAQTYETFEKDTVKYTQYQRAIAKALVDKVSDDEVSTARTVLMVVGAGRGPLVRASLQAAEETGRTLKVYAVEKNPNAVITLHSLIKLEGWESMVTIISSDMRCWDAPEKADILVSELLGSFGDNELSPECLDGAQRFLKPDGISIPSSYTSFIQPVTASKLHNDIKAHKDIAHFETAYVVKLHRVARLAPPQEVFSFAHPNFSPKATNQRYTKLQFELPQDTGSCLVHGFAGYFDAVLYKDVHLGIEPNTCTPNMFSWFPIFFPLRKPIYVPSESPIEVHFWRCCGATKVWYEWALVAPSPSPIHNSNGRSYWVGL
- the LOC119315150 gene encoding uncharacterized protein LOC119315150, giving the protein MEETAAVAAATETVTATETGTPEKSSYRYWVRQATGEAAPPPVPRKLDPSAANGGGGNPNALGSVWNQAGTWEEKNLNSWANGRIKDLLGSLGSLDFSTGKASIDEVSKCSGDAFLVTVRNKKRVGYNYELSLRFKGEWLVKEEKKKVTGHIDIPEFSFGELDDLEAEVRFTDTLEWDDKSRICKDVKLFLSPIKEKLRTFELELKDR
- the LOC119315149 gene encoding protein arginine N-methyltransferase 5 isoform X1, with protein sequence MPLGQRAGDKSDSRYCGVEVLDFPAGDGLPAVLTHSLSSAFDFLLAPLVDPDYRPTPGAVLPVAASDLVLSPSQWSSHIVGKISEWIDLDSEDEQLRLDSELTLKQEIAWATHLSLQACVIPPPKRSTCANYARVVNNILQGLTNMQLWLRIPLEKSESMEEDRDKVNNNNPTSETVDSWEWWNSFRLLCEHSSQLYVALDILSSLPSMNSLGRWFGEPVRAAILQTDAFLTNARGYPCLSKRHQTLLTGFFNHSVQVIISGRSNHNVSQVSEGVLSRDENHTEDTPTQHALSPYLDYMAYLYQRMDPLPEQERFEINYRDFLQSPLQPLMDNLEAQTYETFEKDTVKYTQYQRAIAKALVDKVSDDEVSTARTVLMVVGAGRGPLVRASLQAAEETGRTLKVYAVEKNPNAVITLHSLIKLEGWESMVTIISSDMRCWDAPEKADILVSELLGSFGDNELSPECLDGAQRFLKPDGISIPSSYTSFIQPVTASKLHNDIKAHKDIAHFETAYVVKLHRVARLAPPQEVFSFAHPNFSPKATNQRYTKLQFELPQDTGSCLVHGFAGYFDAVLYKDVHLGIEPNTCTPNMFSWFPIFFPLRKPIYVPSESPIEVHFWRCCGATKVWYEWALVAPSPSPIHNSNGRSYWVGL